One window of the Natronomonas marina genome contains the following:
- a CDS encoding DUF7520 family protein has product MTETERASGFGGSRIILTLYAVVVAIAGLMGAVIGSMGLRDLEAVSFLGLVTFQPTPLGLAAFGVSTIGTFLGVLLVLVVFVSRRYA; this is encoded by the coding sequence GTGACCGAGACAGAACGGGCCTCGGGCTTCGGCGGAAGTCGGATCATCCTGACGCTGTACGCCGTCGTCGTCGCCATCGCGGGGCTGATGGGCGCCGTCATCGGCAGCATGGGACTGCGGGACCTCGAAGCCGTCTCCTTTCTGGGACTGGTGACCTTCCAGCCCACGCCGCTCGGCCTCGCGGCCTTCGGCGTCTCGACCATCGGAACCTTCCTCGGAGTCCTGCTCGTCCTCGTCGTTTTCGTCTCCCGGCGGTACGCCTGA
- a CDS encoding universal stress protein: MYHLALAVQSDDEHLGDKLDAVAALPEAADAVRVTVVHVHEGDGFVEDVPAVAEALDHLGTVGIEATATGVRDDDATRGLLDTAADLDVDAICIGGRRRSPAGKLQLKPGAQEVLLRAEVPVVVAGDLESREPRT, encoded by the coding sequence ATGTACCACCTCGCGCTCGCCGTCCAGTCCGACGACGAACACCTGGGGGACAAACTCGACGCCGTCGCGGCGCTGCCCGAGGCGGCCGACGCGGTCCGGGTAACGGTCGTCCACGTCCACGAGGGGGACGGTTTCGTCGAGGACGTTCCCGCGGTCGCCGAGGCGCTCGACCACCTCGGGACGGTCGGCATCGAGGCGACGGCGACGGGCGTCAGGGACGACGACGCCACCCGCGGGTTGCTGGACACCGCCGCCGACCTCGATGTCGACGCCATCTGTATCGGCGGGCGCCGCCGCTCGCCGGCCGGGAAGCTACAGCTGAAGCCGGGCGCACAGGAGGTCCTCCTCCGGGCGGAGGTACCGGTCGTCGTCGCCGGCGACCTCGAGAGCCGCGAGCCGCGAACCTAG